The following proteins come from a genomic window of Maribacter sp. HTCC2170:
- a CDS encoding SusC/RagA family TonB-linked outer membrane protein, with the protein MKKKCIWVFMLYLIGLSSAYAQEKTVSGNVTDQAGVPLPGVNILIKETTTGIQTDFDGNYAIQASQGQVLVFSYIGQKTVEVTIGASNVINIQMDEAAESLEEVVVTAQGIRREKKALGYAVTTLDGEDVAKRPETDVARALSGQIPGVNILGGSGLAGSGTNITIRGFSTMTGSNQPLIIVDGVPFSNATNETSTFSTSESGNNSASRLLDLDPNNISNLSVLKGLSATVLYGEQGRNGVILITTKSGSSNSTQNKLEVTVNSSYYIEQIASLPDYQDRYGGGWQQSRGKAFSNWGSEFTTPYEQILHVYSGNAYSSVQQGGGNFNASFPQFAGVTTYEYKPYDSVKNFFNTGYTAVNNINVTKSTENASFNLSYSNSDQKGFTPNNTLRRNNFSVGGTAKLSNKFTFSGTMNYVNTDKKNPPNAASTGSSNVSSGGSGIFANVLYTPRSVDLMGLPFEDDQHRSVYYRTTNSIQNPRWTAENEIDAEITDRVFFSMAGTYKFNDYLSATWRSGFDGYNETSSFSVNKGGIYLPDGLYYESRNTGKIWDHSLLINLSKDFSDNFNLSFDAGFNSRRNTFNSSSVQYDKQLVYGSFFANNFEDKVATDLFQSQENVFGAFGSATLGYKNFAYLNIAGRNDWASTHETGNNSLFYPSASLSFVPTSAFSGLKSNNGLNYLKLRVGYGSSANFADPYVTRDRLGVSAKAWLDANGNAVNINGSPVNINDSGINRLGNPNLKPELVTEVELGLELKAFKNRIGLEASVYSKEATDQILDKRLDPSSGYTVTAINAGKLKTEGIEVGFNAIPVRTENFQWDFILNYDAYESIVTELPGGEEDALFLSGPFSNLGNFAIQGKPFNVMQGVLVQRDAAGNPIVGTDGLYLTEDELGIIGDPNPDWRGSFINNISYKDLSFSMQWDYTHGGDMYSATANTITIRGLAGETDFDRSIPVVAAGVKQDGSVNDIQITANDQYWENYGQDEFKVYDATHLRLREVSLSYSLPKKALENTPFGNITFSATGNNLWFKAFNFPDSINFDPAISSEGVGNSRGFDLLTGPTAKRYGLSVRASF; encoded by the coding sequence ATGAAAAAAAAATGTATTTGGGTGTTTATGCTTTATTTAATTGGATTGTCCTCAGCATACGCACAAGAAAAAACAGTTTCCGGTAATGTAACGGATCAGGCAGGCGTACCCTTGCCCGGTGTGAACATTCTAATAAAAGAAACTACAACAGGTATCCAAACTGATTTTGATGGCAACTATGCCATACAAGCAAGCCAAGGTCAAGTTCTTGTCTTTTCCTATATAGGGCAAAAAACAGTTGAGGTTACCATCGGGGCAAGCAACGTAATTAATATACAAATGGATGAGGCAGCAGAATCGCTTGAAGAGGTTGTTGTCACCGCTCAGGGTATTAGGCGTGAGAAAAAGGCATTAGGTTATGCCGTTACTACATTAGACGGAGAAGATGTCGCCAAAAGGCCTGAAACTGATGTTGCCCGTGCATTATCTGGCCAAATCCCCGGTGTAAATATTCTTGGTGGTAGTGGTCTTGCAGGTAGTGGAACCAATATTACAATTAGAGGTTTCTCAACAATGACAGGAAGCAACCAACCACTAATTATTGTTGATGGTGTTCCGTTTTCAAATGCCACAAACGAGACAAGTACCTTTTCTACAAGTGAATCTGGGAACAATTCAGCTAGTAGATTGTTGGATTTAGACCCTAATAATATTTCAAATTTAAGTGTTTTAAAAGGTCTAAGTGCAACTGTTCTTTATGGCGAGCAAGGTAGGAACGGTGTTATTCTTATAACCACAAAAAGTGGCTCATCAAATTCAACACAAAATAAGCTTGAGGTAACTGTGAACTCATCTTATTACATAGAACAAATCGCCTCTTTGCCTGATTATCAAGACAGATATGGTGGTGGCTGGCAACAAAGTAGAGGAAAAGCCTTTAGTAATTGGGGTTCTGAATTCACCACACCTTATGAGCAAATATTACATGTTTATTCGGGAAATGCTTACAGTTCTGTTCAGCAAGGTGGAGGAAATTTTAACGCCTCATTCCCACAATTCGCCGGTGTAACAACATATGAGTACAAGCCTTATGACAGTGTTAAGAATTTCTTCAATACTGGTTACACAGCCGTTAACAATATTAATGTCACAAAGTCAACCGAAAATGCCAGCTTCAACTTGAGTTATTCGAATAGTGACCAAAAAGGGTTTACGCCAAACAACACCCTTAGAAGAAACAATTTCAGCGTTGGTGGAACAGCAAAATTATCCAACAAGTTCACTTTTAGTGGCACCATGAATTATGTGAATACCGATAAAAAAAATCCACCAAACGCCGCAAGTACAGGATCTAGTAATGTCAGTTCTGGGGGATCAGGAATATTTGCAAACGTATTGTATACTCCACGTTCAGTTGATCTTATGGGACTCCCGTTCGAAGATGACCAACATAGGAGTGTTTATTATAGAACAACCAATAGTATCCAAAACCCAAGATGGACAGCGGAAAATGAGATTGATGCGGAGATTACCGATAGAGTGTTTTTCTCTATGGCTGGCACATACAAATTCAATGATTATCTGTCCGCGACCTGGAGATCGGGTTTCGATGGTTATAATGAAACATCTTCATTCAGTGTGAACAAAGGGGGTATATATCTTCCCGATGGTTTGTATTACGAATCTAGAAATACCGGAAAAATTTGGGATCACTCGCTTCTAATAAATCTTTCAAAAGATTTCAGTGATAACTTCAATCTGTCATTTGATGCCGGGTTCAACTCTAGAAGAAACACTTTCAACTCTTCCAGTGTTCAGTATGACAAGCAATTGGTCTATGGTTCATTTTTTGCCAATAATTTCGAGGACAAAGTAGCAACAGACTTATTTCAATCACAAGAAAACGTTTTTGGTGCTTTTGGTTCAGCTACATTGGGATATAAGAATTTTGCTTATTTGAATATTGCCGGTAGAAACGATTGGGCTTCTACACATGAAACAGGCAACAATTCATTGTTTTATCCTAGTGCCAGTTTATCATTTGTTCCAACCTCGGCATTCTCTGGACTTAAGAGTAATAACGGGTTGAATTATCTTAAACTGCGTGTCGGCTACGGAAGCTCCGCAAATTTTGCAGATCCTTACGTCACCAGAGATAGATTAGGTGTTTCTGCAAAAGCATGGCTAGACGCAAACGGAAATGCAGTCAACATTAATGGTAGCCCTGTCAATATAAATGATAGTGGAATCAATCGCCTAGGAAATCCAAACTTGAAGCCTGAGCTGGTCACAGAGGTAGAATTAGGTCTTGAATTAAAAGCCTTTAAAAATAGAATAGGACTTGAAGCAAGCGTCTATTCAAAAGAAGCAACCGACCAAATTCTCGATAAAAGACTGGATCCGTCAAGTGGTTATACAGTTACAGCGATAAATGCAGGTAAATTAAAAACTGAAGGGATTGAAGTAGGATTTAATGCCATTCCTGTTAGAACTGAGAATTTTCAATGGGATTTTATCTTAAACTATGATGCTTACGAAAGTATTGTAACGGAATTACCAGGTGGTGAAGAAGATGCATTATTCTTGTCTGGTCCTTTTTCCAATTTAGGGAACTTCGCTATTCAAGGGAAACCATTTAATGTAATGCAAGGGGTATTGGTTCAGAGAGATGCTGCGGGCAACCCAATTGTTGGAACTGATGGACTTTATCTAACAGAAGATGAGCTAGGCATCATCGGAGACCCCAATCCAGATTGGCGCGGGAGCTTCATTAATAACATCTCATATAAAGATCTAAGCTTTTCTATGCAATGGGATTACACCCATGGAGGCGATATGTATTCCGCTACCGCAAATACCATTACCATAAGAGGTTTGGCCGGAGAAACTGATTTTGATCGATCAATTCCTGTTGTTGCAGCAGGTGTAAAACAAGATGGATCTGTGAATGATATCCAAATTACAGCGAATGACCAATACTGGGAAAATTATGGACAAGATGAGTTTAAGGTTTACGATGCAACACATTTAAGATTAAGGGAGGTCTCACTTTCTTATAGCTTACCTAAGAAGGCCTTAGAAAATACTCCGTTTGGCAACATAACTTTTTCTGCAACAGGCAACAATTTATGGTTTAAGGCTTTCAATTTTCCTGACTCCATAAATTTTGACCCAGCTATTTCCAGTGAAGGAGTAGGAAATTCACGGGGGTTTGATTTACTGACAGGACCAACTGCCAAAAGGTATGGTTTATCTGTAAGAGCGTCATTTTAA
- the pyrF gene encoding orotidine-5'-phosphate decarboxylase, which translates to MKIEKLVEQINKKKSFLCIGLDTDLDKIPTHLLEEEDPIFTFNKAIIDATHHLCVAYKPNTAFYEAYGLKGWKSLEKTINYLNENHPEIFTIADAKRGDIGNTSTRYAKAFFDEMGFDSVTIAPYMGKDSVEPFLAFENKHSILLALTSNEGAYDFQTNKVDGVELYKKVLQTSLSYKNSENLMYVVGATKASCLGDIRKIVPDSFLLVPGVGAQGGSLKEVCHYGMNNQIGLLVNSSRGIIYASKNSDFAIEAAKKAMELQQQMEEELDSFGQ; encoded by the coding sequence ATGAAGATTGAAAAACTCGTTGAACAGATCAACAAAAAAAAATCTTTTCTCTGTATTGGTTTGGATACAGATTTAGACAAAATCCCAACACATTTATTAGAGGAAGAAGACCCCATTTTTACTTTTAATAAAGCCATAATCGATGCCACCCATCATTTATGTGTGGCTTATAAACCAAATACTGCATTTTACGAGGCATACGGTCTTAAAGGGTGGAAGTCTTTGGAAAAAACCATCAATTACCTTAATGAGAATCACCCGGAAATATTCACAATAGCGGATGCCAAACGTGGTGATATTGGGAATACCTCTACGAGATATGCAAAAGCCTTTTTTGACGAAATGGGCTTCGATTCAGTGACTATTGCTCCCTATATGGGGAAAGATTCTGTGGAGCCATTTTTAGCTTTTGAAAACAAGCACTCGATTTTGTTGGCCTTGACTTCAAATGAAGGAGCCTATGATTTTCAAACCAATAAAGTCGACGGAGTAGAATTGTACAAGAAAGTTTTACAGACGTCGCTTAGTTATAAAAATTCGGAGAATTTGATGTATGTAGTGGGCGCGACCAAAGCAAGTTGCCTCGGCGATATTCGAAAGATTGTTCCAGACAGTTTTCTGTTGGTTCCCGGTGTGGGAGCTCAAGGAGGTAGTCTAAAGGAAGTTTGCCATTACGGGATGAACAACCAAATTGGTTTGTTGGTGAATTCCTCTAGAGGAATTATTTATGCCTCAAAAAACTCTGATTTTGCGATAGAAGCTGCAAAAAAGGCAATGGAATTACAACAACAAATGGAGGAAGAACTTGATTCTTTTGGCCAATAA
- the prfA gene encoding peptide chain release factor 1, with protein MIDKLNIVKQRFDEVSDLIIQPDVISDQKRYVQLTKEYKDLKDLMEKRDAYVELTNNIQEAEEIISDGSDAEMLEMAKMQLDEAKTALPKLEEDIKLMLIPKDPEDAKDVVVEIRAGTGGDEASIFAGDLFRMYTKYCEGRGWKTNVIDLSEGTSGGYKEIQFEVSGADVYGTLKFEAGVHRVQRVPQTETQGRVHTSAATVMVLPEAEDFDVQIDPKDVRIDFFCSSGPGGQSVNTTYSAVRLTHIPTGLVAQCQDQKSQHKNKDKAFRVLRSRLYDLELARKQEEDAAKRNSQVSSGDRSAKIRTYNYAQGRVTDHRIGLTLYDLQNIINGDIQKIIDELSLVENTEKLKEASEIF; from the coding sequence ATGATTGATAAATTAAATATTGTAAAACAGCGTTTTGATGAGGTTTCCGACCTAATTATACAACCTGATGTGATTTCGGATCAAAAAAGGTATGTCCAATTAACCAAGGAATATAAGGATCTAAAAGACCTTATGGAAAAACGTGATGCCTATGTTGAACTTACAAACAACATTCAAGAGGCAGAAGAGATTATCTCTGATGGGAGCGATGCCGAAATGTTGGAAATGGCAAAAATGCAATTAGATGAAGCAAAAACGGCTTTGCCAAAATTAGAGGAGGATATAAAGCTGATGTTGATTCCAAAAGACCCTGAAGACGCCAAAGATGTTGTCGTTGAGATTAGGGCAGGAACGGGAGGTGATGAAGCTAGTATTTTTGCAGGTGATCTCTTTAGAATGTACACCAAATATTGTGAAGGTAGAGGTTGGAAAACCAATGTAATAGATTTAAGTGAAGGTACCAGTGGTGGTTATAAAGAAATACAGTTTGAGGTGAGTGGGGCGGATGTTTATGGCACTTTAAAATTTGAAGCAGGTGTTCACCGTGTTCAACGTGTTCCGCAAACAGAAACACAAGGTCGGGTGCATACAAGTGCCGCAACCGTTATGGTTTTACCCGAGGCTGAGGATTTTGATGTACAGATTGATCCAAAAGATGTTAGGATTGATTTTTTCTGCTCTTCTGGCCCAGGTGGTCAGTCGGTGAACACAACATATTCGGCAGTACGCCTTACCCATATTCCTACTGGGTTGGTGGCACAGTGTCAAGATCAAAAATCCCAGCATAAAAATAAAGACAAGGCTTTTAGGGTTTTGCGCTCAAGATTATATGATCTAGAGTTAGCCAGAAAACAAGAGGAAGATGCGGCGAAACGAAATTCTCAGGTAAGTAGTGGGGACCGGTCAGCTAAAATTAGGACCTATAACTATGCTCAAGGTCGTGTTACTGATCACAGGATTGGTTTAACACTTTACGATTTGCAGAATATTATCAATGGTGATATTCAAAAAATCATTGATGAGTTAAGCTTGGTAGAGAATACGGAAAAACTTAAAGAAGCTTCAGAGATATTTTAA
- a CDS encoding alpha/beta fold hydrolase, translated as MLSYNTYLHQESTTWVTFVHGAGGSSSIWYKQVREFRKHFNVLLLDLRGHGDSKPSLKDAFNDKYTFDAITDDIVEVVDHLKIENSHYVGISLGTILIRNLAEKHPHRVVSMVMGGAIMKLGIRSQILMRLGIIFKSIIPYLWLYKFFAFIIMPYRNHKESRLLFVREAKKIYQKEFTRWFKLTSEINPLLRLFRAADIKIPTLYVMGGEDYLFLPAVKKIVQKHTTCSLLTIEHCGHVVNVEQPQIFNHLVIGYVSDASHS; from the coding sequence TTGTTAAGTTACAATACATATCTGCACCAAGAATCCACAACTTGGGTGACCTTCGTACATGGGGCGGGGGGAAGCTCTTCTATTTGGTATAAACAGGTTAGGGAATTCAGAAAGCATTTTAACGTATTATTATTAGATCTAAGAGGACATGGAGATTCTAAACCCAGTCTAAAGGATGCGTTTAATGACAAGTATACATTTGATGCAATTACTGATGATATTGTAGAGGTAGTAGACCATTTGAAAATTGAGAACTCACATTATGTGGGGATCTCTTTGGGTACCATCTTAATTCGCAATTTGGCAGAGAAACACCCACACCGCGTTGTGAGTATGGTGATGGGCGGGGCTATTATGAAACTCGGAATACGTTCTCAAATACTAATGAGATTGGGGATTATCTTTAAATCCATTATCCCTTATCTTTGGCTTTATAAGTTCTTTGCATTTATTATAATGCCTTATCGAAACCATAAAGAGTCTCGACTACTATTTGTTAGAGAGGCGAAAAAAATATATCAAAAAGAGTTTACAAGATGGTTTAAATTGACCTCAGAAATAAACCCTTTGCTGCGGTTGTTCCGTGCCGCCGATATTAAGATTCCAACTTTGTATGTTATGGGGGGCGAAGACTATCTATTTCTTCCAGCGGTCAAGAAAATTGTGCAAAAGCACACTACTTGTAGCCTTTTGACTATTGAACATTGTGGGCATGTTGTGAATGTGGAACAACCTCAAATTTTCAATCACCTGGTTATTGGTTATGTGAGTGATGCAAGTCATTCATAA
- a CDS encoding DUF4197 domain-containing protein, with the protein MKRKIMILIVLFQAVACGELQQVVNQLPQGGNGVSNLEIGQGLREALDLGIDKQVSKLTATDGFYKNELVKILLPDELQKVDKTLRDIGLGNLADEGLKVLNRAAEDAVKEATPIFINAVKGITFNDAKNILLGDDDAATQYLTNATQNALYTKFNPVIKNSFEKVGADQIWSNLINRYNSIPLTKKVNPDLTDYVTNEALNGVYTMIAIEEKEIRTKVSSRTTDLLRKVFTLQD; encoded by the coding sequence ATGAAAAGAAAAATAATGATCTTAATTGTTTTATTTCAGGCAGTGGCCTGTGGAGAGCTACAGCAAGTTGTAAATCAGCTACCGCAGGGGGGTAATGGAGTAAGCAATTTGGAAATTGGGCAAGGACTTAGGGAAGCACTTGACTTGGGCATCGACAAACAAGTTAGCAAACTAACTGCTACTGATGGATTTTATAAAAATGAATTGGTAAAAATATTATTACCCGATGAACTTCAAAAGGTGGATAAAACCTTAAGAGATATAGGACTGGGTAATTTGGCTGATGAGGGCTTAAAAGTCCTCAACCGGGCTGCCGAAGATGCGGTTAAAGAGGCCACACCAATATTTATTAACGCCGTAAAAGGTATTACTTTCAATGATGCAAAAAATATTTTATTGGGGGATGACGACGCCGCAACCCAATACCTTACCAATGCAACCCAAAATGCTTTGTACACCAAGTTTAATCCCGTTATCAAGAATTCATTCGAAAAAGTTGGAGCTGATCAAATCTGGAGCAATTTAATAAATAGGTACAACAGCATACCGCTTACTAAAAAAGTAAATCCGGACTTAACGGACTATGTAACCAATGAGGCTTTGAATGGTGTGTATACTATGATAGCTATAGAAGAGAAAGAGATTAGAACAAAGGTATCGTCCCGAACTACCGATTTGCTTAGAAAAGTATTTACACTACAAGATTAA
- a CDS encoding helix-turn-helix domain-containing protein, whose protein sequence is MRHIGILITFFLLCIKAYPAVPIEHKESFYNNKILPNFIFSTTSNLFEEDEVYGQSPILDNGITKISLGLNTFSLNVIEPTLFSNNTSAANISQSITNDYPPRINLSSFLYLYVALIGFYIAAVLQFNKKIDRIAKILISCFIFIHSIFILHICLNMTNYHYQYPHSFRMSTLFSFLYGPLLYFYFKRITQQYQFKKEDLLHLTPTLLLLFVLFPTYILPSDEKLTLMIERVSLGRSVTDLAIIVFKLLSLTIYGYFIRKVYLNSKSNKGLGKQNRLWQSNLYTIHFIYIGSYAAYGILLSNGITSGFLYHLQVILMALMVMYLGYSANVQPNVFSGIFTLSDKYFFKYEKSGLTNSLSQELKTLLLDLLNKEKIYRENNINLEKLANRLNTTRHNASQVINEHFDMNFHELINKYRIDEAKDIFNRDYQRNLNIIDVAYEVGYNNKVTFNKAFKKDTNLTPSEYQRVALKATTM, encoded by the coding sequence ATGAGGCATATAGGAATCTTAATCACATTCTTTTTATTATGCATAAAAGCCTATCCTGCCGTACCTATCGAACATAAGGAGAGTTTTTATAATAATAAAATCTTACCCAATTTTATATTTTCAACAACTTCAAACTTATTTGAGGAAGATGAGGTCTATGGTCAATCACCAATTTTAGACAATGGAATAACAAAAATTTCTTTAGGATTAAACACATTTTCGTTAAACGTCATTGAGCCTACATTGTTCTCAAATAATACCTCTGCGGCGAATATTTCACAATCAATCACAAATGATTATCCACCAAGAATTAACCTTTCGTCATTCTTGTATCTATATGTGGCTTTAATTGGCTTTTATATTGCCGCCGTTCTACAATTCAATAAAAAAATAGATCGCATCGCAAAAATATTGATAAGTTGTTTCATATTCATTCACTCTATATTCATTCTTCATATTTGTTTGAATATGACCAATTATCACTATCAATATCCTCATTCATTCAGGATGTCCACCTTATTTTCATTTCTTTATGGTCCCCTGTTATATTTCTATTTCAAGAGAATCACCCAACAATATCAATTTAAAAAAGAAGATCTATTGCATTTGACCCCAACACTTCTTTTGTTATTTGTGTTGTTCCCTACCTATATTTTGCCTTCTGACGAAAAACTAACCTTGATGATAGAAAGGGTTTCTCTGGGTAGAAGTGTAACTGATTTGGCCATCATCGTTTTTAAACTTTTGTCATTGACTATTTATGGTTACTTCATTCGCAAGGTATATTTGAATTCCAAATCAAATAAAGGGTTGGGCAAACAAAACAGATTATGGCAATCAAATCTTTATACAATTCATTTCATTTATATAGGCAGCTATGCGGCATATGGAATTTTACTAAGTAACGGCATAACCTCTGGATTTTTATATCATTTACAAGTAATATTAATGGCATTAATGGTAATGTATCTTGGATATTCCGCCAATGTTCAACCTAATGTTTTTAGCGGAATTTTCACTCTTAGCGATAAGTATTTCTTCAAATACGAAAAATCAGGACTTACAAACAGCTTGTCCCAGGAATTAAAAACCCTCTTATTGGATTTATTGAACAAAGAAAAAATATATAGGGAGAATAATATCAATCTGGAAAAATTAGCGAACAGATTGAATACGACCAGACATAATGCTTCACAAGTCATTAATGAGCATTTTGATATGAATTTCCATGAATTGATCAATAAGTATCGAATAGATGAAGCAAAAGATATTTTTAATAGGGACTACCAAAGAAACCTGAATATAATTGACGTTGCATATGAAGTTGGGTACAATAACAAAGTGACTTTCAACAAAGCATTTAAAAAAGATACCAACTTAACCCCCAGCGAATACCAAAGAGTTGCTCTAAAAGCAACAACAATGTAA
- a CDS encoding SusD/RagB family nutrient-binding outer membrane lipoprotein, producing MSTKYKISIAICAMFVLLGSCESVDLNVNNDPNNASPDNSDVNLLLNGAMLNFTSWIGEEDEDNREGFQAGMQVVRMLHMFGPLYENAFEPGDFDDVWRQSFSGHLSDIQTIKKNAIENNLSHHLGVAQILESYTLTVLVDYFGDIPYSEAFAGAENFDAALDDDAAVYGIAMSLLDEAIANLALSPASSISSTGDLFYFGDLDKWTTLAKTLKLRIYNNTRLVDSNALAGINALLADGDLIDSASEDFTVFYGTNSSSPDIRHPQFINNYENTPSGEYMSMYFMNLLVNGFDSPDPRTRYYIYRQVDEYPPADAQGIFDFPCLAESYPTHYVPGVDPFCTSIGDGYWGRIHGDNQGLPSDSDKITTWGTYPIGGKFDDDSFSAVTKSSGMSGAGIQPIMLSSFVYLMRAEAALTLGTTDDAAAMLEAGIRASLNKVINFDSSINSPLAATATNIDDYVNEIITDYGAGSDAEKLNIIMTQAFISSWGNPVEAYNNYRRTGMPLNLQPTQTSTPGAFIRSFKYPSVAIDNNPNINPKENQGVKVFWDTNSTNLDF from the coding sequence ATGAGTACAAAATATAAAATATCTATAGCCATTTGTGCAATGTTTGTTCTGTTAGGCTCTTGTGAGTCGGTAGATTTAAACGTGAACAATGACCCAAATAATGCTTCACCGGACAATTCAGACGTCAATTTACTATTGAATGGTGCCATGCTGAACTTTACATCATGGATTGGTGAAGAGGATGAAGATAACCGTGAAGGATTTCAAGCAGGAATGCAGGTTGTTAGAATGCTCCATATGTTTGGGCCTTTGTATGAAAATGCTTTTGAGCCGGGAGATTTTGATGATGTTTGGAGGCAAAGTTTTTCCGGTCACTTATCTGATATTCAGACCATTAAAAAGAATGCAATTGAAAATAATTTATCGCATCATTTAGGGGTGGCTCAAATTTTGGAGTCCTATACGCTAACTGTTTTGGTTGATTATTTTGGTGACATCCCTTATTCAGAGGCATTCGCCGGGGCTGAAAATTTTGACGCTGCGCTGGATGATGACGCTGCTGTTTATGGTATTGCCATGTCATTGCTAGATGAGGCAATTGCAAACTTAGCACTTTCTCCAGCTTCAAGTATTTCTTCGACAGGAGATTTGTTCTACTTCGGTGATTTAGATAAATGGACCACCTTAGCAAAAACTTTAAAATTAAGAATTTACAACAATACGAGGTTGGTTGATTCTAATGCCCTAGCAGGGATAAACGCGCTTTTGGCTGATGGTGATCTTATCGATTCAGCCAGTGAAGATTTTACGGTTTTTTATGGCACCAATTCATCCTCACCTGATATCAGACATCCTCAATTCATTAATAATTATGAAAACACTCCTAGTGGTGAGTATATGTCAATGTATTTTATGAATCTATTGGTAAATGGTTTCGATTCCCCTGATCCAAGGACAAGATATTATATCTATAGACAGGTTGATGAATATCCTCCTGCCGATGCCCAAGGTATATTTGATTTTCCATGTTTAGCGGAAAGTTATCCTACGCATTATGTTCCCGGTGTTGACCCGTTCTGTACTTCTATCGGTGATGGTTACTGGGGTAGAATTCATGGGGATAACCAAGGTCTGCCTTCAGATTCTGACAAGATAACGACTTGGGGCACCTACCCAATTGGTGGAAAATTTGATGATGATTCATTCTCAGCAGTTACTAAATCCTCAGGAATGAGTGGTGCCGGAATTCAACCGATTATGTTATCATCTTTCGTGTACCTAATGAGGGCCGAAGCCGCCTTAACGCTAGGAACAACAGATGATGCAGCTGCAATGTTAGAAGCTGGCATTAGAGCTTCTTTAAATAAGGTTATCAATTTTGACAGTAGTATAAATAGTCCGTTGGCCGCTACAGCGACGAATATTGATGATTATGTGAACGAAATTATAACTGATTATGGAGCAGGATCTGATGCAGAAAAACTCAATATTATTATGACGCAAGCATTTATATCATCTTGGGGTAACCCAGTTGAGGCGTACAATAATTATAGGAGAACAGGAATGCCGCTAAACTTGCAGCCAACGCAAACCTCAACACCTGGCGCTTTCATTAGGTCATTTAAATACCCTTCTGTCGCAATAGACAACAATCCAAATATCAATCCTAAAGAAAATCAAGGTGTAAAGGTATTTTGGGATACTAATTCAACAAACTTAGATTTTTAA